GCTGCCAAATATCCCGCATGTTGCTTGCTTCGACACGGCCTTCCATCACGATCTTCCGGCGGTTGCGCGGCGACTGCCGCTACCGCGACGATTTGACGAACTGGGCGTGCGGCGCTACGGGTTTCATGGGCTTTCCTATGCCTACCTAATAGACCATTTGGCGCGATTGGATCACGAGGAAGCGCGGGGACGAATCGTTCTTGCGCATTTGGGCAACGGCGCAAGCTTGGCGGCGGTGCGAGACGGCAAACCCATTGACACCAGCATGGCATTCACGCCTGCGGCCGGCATTCCGATGAGCACCCGATCGGGTGACATTGATCCTGGGTTGATTGAATATCTTCTGCGGGCCGCGAGCATGACCGTTCAGGAATTCAACCGCACTGTCCATCTGGAATCAGGCCTGTTAGGAGTTTCGGAGACTTCCGGCGACATGGAGTTGCTTCTGGAACGCGAATCGCAGGATGTGCGGGCAGAGGAGGCAGTGGCAATTTTTTGCTACCATGTCCGCAAATGTATCGGAGCGTACGCCGCCGCCATGGGAGGACTCGATACGCTCGTTTTTACTGGAGGAATCGGCGAACGTGCAGCGAAGGTTAGACATCGGGTCTGCGTAGATCTTCAGTTTTTCGGGGTCGAACTCGATCCGACGCTAAACGAAATCAACGCCGAGGTGATATCAAGCGGAATCCTTCCAGTAAAAGTACGAGTCATTGCAACCGACGAGGAACAGATGATTGCACGGGATGTGATCGCAGCGATTGAGTAAAAGCGATTCGGCCACAAGCATCGTGCCGCTTAAGTTCGCGGCCAGCGCCCATGGATAGACGATTTTTGGCAGCTGATTGACGGTTGAAGTCGGCAATAGGCGTCGTGGACTAGCGTCACTCTCGCACGGTGATTTGCGATTTGGTAGCGTGGATGGGTATAGTGGGGCGATGACAATTCGCCACCGAGAGGTTCATCGGATCACGCGCATAGGATGGCTTCGCGCCGCCGTGCTTGGGGCTAACGATGGAATTGTCTCTACCGCGAGTCTAATCGTCGGCGTCGCTGCGGCCGATTCCACGCGGAACGCAATCGTCCTCGCCGGCGTTGCGGGACTAGTGGCTGGCTCCGCGTCAATGGCGGCGGGCGAGTATGTTTCGGTTAGTTCGCAAGCCGACACGGAGCAATCGGATCTCGCTCGCGAGCGAGAAGAATTGGCTGCGGATCCCGCCGGCGAACTCGCCGAGCTAACCAGTATCTATATGGGGCGTGGCTTGGACCGGGAAGTTGCCGTCCGCGTCGCCGAGCAATTGACGGCGCATGACGCTCTCTCTGCCCACGCCCGAGAAGAATTGGGTATTACCGCGGGCATGGAAGCGAAGCCAGTTCAAGCCGCATTAACGTCGGCAGCAGCGTTCGCCGCGGGGGCGATGTTGCCGCTGACCACTGCCGTTACATCACCATCTTCCGTGCTACTGGCAGCGGTCGTCGCGTCATCGTTGTTTTCCCTAGCTCTGCTAGGCGGGGTAGCCGCGAAGATCGGCGGGTCAAAGCTTAGCGTCGGTGTGGTTAGAGTCACCGTATGGGGTGCCATTGCAATGGCGCTTACGGCCGCTGTAGGACGGGCGTTTGGCGTCAATGCGTAATGCTTAACTCACGCCACTTGCGCAAACGTTAAGTCCGCAAACGTGACGTTGGTGCGTCGCTTTCGAGCATCAGCGGCGATGGTGGATATACGGACTTGGGCGAGCTATCCCTGAACGGATTGAATCAGTCTTGCCACGACCCAATTCGGTAACGCATGAAGTTCGCCGAACCGGCTGATCGCTTCCTCGACCTCGGCCGCCCCTGACGGCAACAGATCGCCTTGAACCAGCGGTCCCTCGCCTGGGTTAGCGTCGATGTAAAGAAAGACTCGGCCATCGGAGTGGCGCCGTACGACCACGTGCGCCTGCACGACGCCGCCCTCTCGTTGGCTAGTCCACTGGGCGTC
This sequence is a window from Lacipirellula parvula. Protein-coding genes within it:
- a CDS encoding VIT1/CCC1 transporter family protein translates to MTIRHREVHRITRIGWLRAAVLGANDGIVSTASLIVGVAAADSTRNAIVLAGVAGLVAGSASMAAGEYVSVSSQADTEQSDLAREREELAADPAGELAELTSIYMGRGLDREVAVRVAEQLTAHDALSAHAREELGITAGMEAKPVQAALTSAAAFAAGAMLPLTTAVTSPSSVLLAAVVASSLFSLALLGGVAAKIGGSKLSVGVVRVTVWGAIAMALTAAVGRAFGVNA
- a CDS encoding acetate/propionate family kinase, producing the protein MSELFSTFPIQRLILAVNAGSSSLKIAVFEANSPPVRLASAKVERIGASDAKITLAIGGEASRSEAVVASSHDDALAAIMSGLRGKINDTSIAGVGHRLVHGGPNHSASEVITPKLLDEIRQLEIYDPEHLPSELRVIETLKRRLPNIPHVACFDTAFHHDLPAVARRLPLPRRFDELGVRRYGFHGLSYAYLIDHLARLDHEEARGRIVLAHLGNGASLAAVRDGKPIDTSMAFTPAAGIPMSTRSGDIDPGLIEYLLRAASMTVQEFNRTVHLESGLLGVSETSGDMELLLERESQDVRAEEAVAIFCYHVRKCIGAYAAAMGGLDTLVFTGGIGERAAKVRHRVCVDLQFFGVELDPTLNEINAEVISSGILPVKVRVIATDEEQMIARDVIAAIE